In Pan troglodytes isolate AG18354 chromosome 21, NHGRI_mPanTro3-v2.0_pri, whole genome shotgun sequence, one genomic interval encodes:
- the DEFB127 gene encoding beta-defensin 127 preproprotein, producing MGLFMIIAILLFQKPTVTEQLKKCWNNYVQGHCRKICRVNEVPEALCENGRYCCLNIKELEACKKITKPSHPKPATLALTLQDYVTIIENFPSLKTQST from the exons ATGGGGCTCTTCATGATCATCGCAATTCTGCTGTTCCAGAAACCCACAG TAACCGAACAACTTAAGAAGTGCTGGAATAACTATGTACAAGGACATTGCAGGAAAATCTGCAGAGTAAATGAAGTGCCTGAGGCACTATGTGAAAATGGGAGATACTGTTGCCTCAATATCAAGGAACTGGAAGCatgtaaaaaaattacaaagccaTCTCATCCAAAGCCAGCAACACTTGCACTGACTCTTCAAGACTATGTtacaataatagaaaatttcCCAAGCCTGAAGACACAGTCTACATAA